A stretch of Saccharothrix texasensis DNA encodes these proteins:
- a CDS encoding endo-1,4-beta-xylanase: MPDDPTVPVTGSAAVAPVTAAEPPLRRLAAPHGLALGTAVDLTALAEDPAYRAWVAEQFDTVTAENAMKWAELEPTRGRYEWGPTDAFFAFAQANGQRVRGHTLVWHNQNPAWLADVPPDELGDVLKTHVQTTVRRFKGRVWQWDVVNEAFEDDGTLRDTVWLRALGPGYLADAFRWAHEADPDALLFYNDYDVEDVNAKSDGVYDLVRELVRQDVPIHGVGVQAHCSVRHAPTTLPENLRRFDALGLHTAVTEADVRVALPSDPVKSQAQANVYRSLLRACLLTPRCLSFTVWGYTDKYSWVPGWFEGEGAAGILDENFAAKPADRALREDLSFGGARRRS, encoded by the coding sequence ATGCCCGACGACCCGACCGTTCCGGTCACCGGTTCCGCCGCCGTCGCACCCGTGACGGCGGCGGAACCCCCGCTCCGGCGGCTCGCGGCGCCGCACGGCCTCGCGCTCGGCACGGCCGTCGACCTGACGGCGTTGGCCGAGGACCCCGCGTACCGGGCGTGGGTGGCGGAGCAGTTCGACACCGTCACGGCCGAGAACGCCATGAAGTGGGCCGAGCTGGAACCGACCCGCGGCCGGTACGAGTGGGGCCCGACCGACGCGTTCTTCGCGTTCGCCCAGGCCAACGGGCAGCGCGTGCGCGGCCACACGCTGGTCTGGCACAACCAGAACCCGGCGTGGCTGGCCGACGTGCCGCCCGACGAGCTGGGCGACGTGCTGAAGACCCACGTCCAGACCACCGTGCGGCGGTTCAAGGGCCGGGTCTGGCAGTGGGACGTGGTGAACGAGGCGTTCGAGGACGACGGGACGCTGCGCGACACCGTCTGGCTGCGGGCGCTCGGTCCCGGCTACCTCGCGGACGCGTTCCGGTGGGCGCACGAAGCCGACCCGGACGCGCTGCTGTTCTACAACGACTACGACGTCGAGGACGTCAACGCCAAGAGCGACGGCGTGTACGACCTCGTGCGCGAACTCGTGCGACAGGACGTGCCGATCCACGGCGTCGGCGTGCAGGCCCACTGCTCGGTGCGGCACGCGCCGACGACGCTGCCGGAGAACCTGCGGCGGTTCGACGCCCTGGGGTTGCACACCGCGGTGACGGAAGCCGACGTGCGGGTGGCGCTGCCGTCCGACCCGGTGAAGTCGCAGGCCCAGGCGAACGTCTACCGCTCGCTGCTGCGGGCGTGCCTGCTGACGCCGCGCTGCCTGTCGTTCACGGTCTGGGGGTACACGGACAAGTACTCCTGGGTGCCCGGGTGGTTCGAGGGTGAGGGTGCGGCCGGCATCCTCGACGAGAACTTCGCCGCGAAGCCCGCTGATCGGGCCCTGCGCGAGGACCTCTCGTTCGGCGGCGCACGCCGCCGGAGCTGA
- a CDS encoding C40 family peptidase, whose protein sequence is MASKSAQRTARAALTATAVSALLGAALPLPHAAADPETPSDASAALQKYNDLSHQAEALNEEHLRAQETLSNAQGSLDQANRDITTAQQAQEALRGQVDLLTEASFEGARFNELSALLVSDSRQDFLNRMSALGVLAGDNAEALQGLSDAVDLANDAARRATEAADAANQAIADIDQRKAALDGQITEAREAYRSLSSAERAALNNAGDMSAIPVPAGKAGEALAFALAQRGKDYVYGSNGPNTWDCSSLMQAAYRSAGIAIPRTTYSQATIGRQVSRNDVKAGDLIIYYSGQTHVAMAIDGIRAVHASTEGVPVKVQDIESIGPVDVIRRVVG, encoded by the coding sequence GTGGCGTCGAAATCCGCTCAGCGCACCGCCCGCGCAGCCCTGACGGCCACGGCCGTCTCCGCGCTGCTCGGCGCCGCCCTGCCCCTCCCCCACGCCGCGGCCGACCCCGAGACGCCGTCCGACGCCTCGGCGGCGTTGCAGAAGTACAACGACCTCTCCCACCAGGCCGAGGCGCTGAACGAAGAGCACCTGCGCGCGCAGGAGACGCTGTCCAACGCCCAGGGCTCGCTCGACCAGGCCAACCGCGACATCACCACGGCCCAGCAGGCGCAGGAAGCGCTGCGCGGCCAGGTCGACCTGCTCACCGAGGCCTCCTTCGAGGGGGCGCGGTTCAACGAGCTGTCCGCGTTGCTCGTCAGCGACTCGCGGCAGGACTTCCTCAACCGCATGTCCGCCCTCGGCGTGCTGGCGGGCGACAACGCGGAAGCCCTGCAAGGGCTCAGCGACGCCGTCGACCTGGCCAACGACGCCGCCCGCCGCGCGACCGAGGCCGCCGACGCCGCGAACCAGGCCATCGCGGACATCGACCAGCGCAAGGCCGCGCTCGACGGGCAGATCACCGAAGCCCGCGAGGCCTACCGCTCGTTGAGCTCGGCGGAGCGGGCCGCGCTGAACAACGCGGGCGACATGAGCGCCATCCCCGTCCCGGCGGGCAAGGCCGGCGAGGCGCTGGCGTTCGCGCTCGCCCAGCGCGGCAAGGACTACGTGTACGGCTCGAACGGCCCGAACACCTGGGACTGCTCCAGCCTCATGCAGGCGGCGTACCGGTCGGCGGGCATCGCGATCCCGCGCACCACCTACAGCCAGGCCACCATCGGCCGGCAGGTGTCGCGCAACGACGTCAAGGCCGGCGACCTGATCATCTACTACTCCGGCCAGACGCACGTGGCCATGGCGATCGACGGCATCCGCGCCGTGCACGCGTCCACCGAGGGCGTGCCGGTGAAGGTGCAGGACATCGAGTCCATCGGACCGGTGGACGTCATCCGGCGCGTGGTCGGCTAG
- a CDS encoding lytic polysaccharide monooxygenase has translation MRLKRFGALALAALGIVGVTSVVVQSGVALAHGSMTYPASRTYACYEDGRAGSGGGDLNPTNPACVAAVQIGGKQPLWDWYGNLISLAGGKHREIIADGDLCGPTTKYDAYNLARADWPVTTLQAGARINFKYNAWAPHPGTWDQYVTKDGFDVTQPLKWSDLEPAPFDSITNPVAVGGEYSWNGTLPNKSGRHIIYSIWQRNDSPEAFYSCSDVVFSGGNSGGDTQAPTAPGTPTATATANSVSLSWSAASDNTGVSGYQVYREAGATDVAVATTSGTTATVTGLTADTAYQFYVVARDAAGNTSPPSTAVSVRTGTGGGTTPGACAVTYNVPSSWSGGFTANVSVKNTGTSAVNAWQLVWDVPAGQGIGQAWSAEVAVAAGKATAKGATWNQNIQPGQTVSFGFNGTSQGTPANPSSFALNGASCAAA, from the coding sequence TTGCGACTCAAGCGCTTTGGGGCGTTGGCACTCGCCGCGCTCGGTATCGTCGGTGTGACCAGCGTCGTCGTCCAGAGCGGCGTGGCGTTGGCACACGGGTCGATGACGTACCCCGCAAGCCGCACCTACGCCTGCTACGAAGACGGCAGGGCGGGCAGCGGCGGCGGTGACCTGAACCCGACGAACCCGGCGTGCGTCGCCGCGGTGCAGATCGGCGGGAAGCAGCCGCTGTGGGACTGGTACGGCAACCTGATCAGCCTGGCCGGCGGCAAGCACCGCGAGATCATCGCCGACGGCGACCTGTGCGGCCCCACGACCAAGTACGACGCCTACAACCTGGCCCGCGCCGACTGGCCGGTCACCACGTTGCAGGCCGGCGCGCGGATCAACTTCAAGTACAACGCGTGGGCGCCGCACCCCGGCACCTGGGACCAGTACGTCACCAAGGACGGCTTCGACGTCACGCAGCCGCTGAAGTGGTCGGACCTGGAGCCGGCGCCGTTCGACAGCATCACCAACCCGGTCGCGGTCGGCGGCGAGTACTCCTGGAACGGCACCCTGCCGAACAAGAGCGGCCGCCACATCATCTACTCGATCTGGCAGCGCAACGACAGCCCCGAGGCGTTCTACAGCTGCTCGGACGTGGTCTTCAGCGGCGGCAACAGCGGCGGTGACACCCAGGCGCCGACGGCCCCGGGCACGCCCACCGCGACCGCCACCGCGAACTCCGTGTCGTTGAGCTGGTCCGCGGCGTCGGACAACACCGGCGTGAGCGGCTACCAGGTCTACCGCGAGGCGGGCGCCACCGACGTGGCGGTCGCGACGACCTCGGGCACCACGGCCACCGTCACCGGCCTCACCGCCGACACCGCGTACCAGTTCTACGTGGTGGCGCGGGACGCGGCGGGCAACACCTCGCCCCCGTCGACCGCGGTGTCGGTGCGGACCGGCACGGGCGGCGGCACGACGCCGGGCGCCTGCGCGGTGACCTACAACGTGCCCAGCTCGTGGTCCGGCGGCTTCACCGCCAACGTGTCGGTGAAGAACACGGGCACCAGCGCGGTCAACGCGTGGCAGCTGGTCTGGGACGTCCCGGCGGGTCAGGGGATCGGCCAGGCGTGGTCGGCCGAGGTCGCCGTCGCGGCGGGCAAGGCCACCGCGAAGGGCGCCACCTGGAACCAGAACATCCAGCCGGGCCAGACGGTGAGCTTCGGGTTCAACGGCACGTCGCAGGGGACACCCGCGAACCCGTCGTCGTTCGCCCTCAACGGCGCTTCCTGCGCCGCGGCCTGA
- a CDS encoding Scr1 family TA system antitoxin-like transcriptional regulator codes for MDHKPTLRGRLLGLELRRVREAAGLTVAELASRTRQSPQRIQRLEDGVAASPSPDPTMWCAWGAEATSVINVLCRTAERIDVYAPLGLHPSLDQLDADRCTAYVLEGCAVDRADVTVRVIPRGTEHCPGAEHPLTRFVLADGPAVVFYAYVHRAMFTEDPSHLGPAHRFFQYLAELTRG; via the coding sequence ATGGACCACAAGCCGACGCTGCGTGGCCGCCTGCTCGGCCTCGAACTGCGCCGGGTCCGCGAGGCGGCCGGCCTGACCGTGGCCGAGCTCGCCTCACGGACCAGGCAGTCCCCGCAACGGATCCAGCGCCTGGAGGACGGCGTCGCCGCCTCGCCGAGCCCGGACCCGACCATGTGGTGCGCCTGGGGCGCCGAGGCGACCAGCGTGATCAACGTGCTGTGCCGCACCGCCGAGCGGATCGACGTCTACGCGCCGCTGGGCCTCCACCCGTCCCTCGACCAGCTCGACGCCGACCGCTGCACGGCCTACGTGCTGGAGGGCTGCGCCGTGGACCGCGCCGACGTCACGGTCCGCGTCATCCCGCGCGGGACCGAGCACTGCCCCGGCGCCGAGCACCCGTTGACCAGGTTCGTCCTCGCGGACGGCCCGGCCGTCGTCTTCTACGCCTACGTGCACCGCGCGATGTTCACCGAGGACCCGAGCCACCTCGGGCCGGCGCACCGGTTCTTCCAGTACCTAGCCGAGCTGACGCGCGGCTAG
- a CDS encoding carbohydrate ABC transporter permease, with the protein MKSRPNWPAGIFALVWLAIVVGPLLYLVTVSLRSRAEYLGKSVWAMPDALSLDNYVTVLTGGFGQYLLNNVIVTVATVAIVVLVTVPAAYAVVRNTSPFVQRGFTLLLMGLAIPAQATIIPVYLMITRMQLYDTLTAIILPTAAFALPVAMLVLVNSLRDVPRELYEAQAIDGAGPMRVLVSLVLPLARPAIMTVVVYTALNAWNGFLFPLVLTQSESSRVLTLGLWDFQGQFGTNVPALLAAVTLSVLPIFAVYLIGRRFLLSGLTAGFGK; encoded by the coding sequence GTGAAGTCTCGTCCCAACTGGCCCGCCGGGATCTTCGCCCTGGTGTGGCTGGCGATCGTCGTCGGGCCGCTGCTCTACCTGGTCACGGTGTCGCTGCGCTCCCGCGCCGAGTACCTCGGCAAGAGCGTGTGGGCGATGCCGGACGCGTTGTCGCTGGACAACTACGTCACCGTGCTGACCGGCGGCTTCGGCCAGTACCTGCTGAACAACGTGATCGTGACCGTCGCGACGGTGGCGATCGTGGTGCTGGTGACGGTGCCCGCCGCGTACGCGGTGGTGCGCAACACCAGCCCGTTCGTGCAGCGCGGGTTCACCCTGCTCCTGATGGGCTTGGCGATCCCCGCGCAGGCCACGATCATCCCGGTGTACCTGATGATCACGCGGATGCAGCTGTACGACACGTTGACCGCGATCATCCTGCCGACGGCGGCGTTCGCGCTGCCGGTGGCGATGCTGGTGCTGGTCAACAGCCTGCGCGACGTGCCGCGCGAGCTGTACGAGGCGCAGGCGATCGACGGCGCCGGCCCGATGCGGGTGCTGGTGTCGCTGGTCCTGCCGCTGGCGCGGCCGGCGATCATGACGGTCGTCGTCTACACGGCGCTCAACGCGTGGAACGGGTTCCTCTTCCCGCTGGTGCTCACCCAGTCGGAGTCGTCCCGGGTGCTCACCCTCGGGCTGTGGGACTTCCAGGGGCAGTTCGGCACGAACGTGCCCGCGCTGCTCGCCGCGGTGACGCTGTCCGTGCTGCCGATCTTCGCGGTGTACCTGATCGGCCGGCGGTTCCTGCTCAGCGGCCTCACCGCCGGTTTCGGCAAGTAG
- a CDS encoding carbohydrate ABC transporter permease, whose amino-acid sequence MPAFGFFALFAVLPMLLVIYLSFTAWDGLGTPALNGGENWSRLLEDSEARASVWRTLVLMVVSWLVQTPIALLIGVWAAGKQRSRAVLSSIFFLPLLLSTAAIALLWQALLEPNFGAFVGGPLFLGDPDIALYTVVLVISWQFIPFHTLLYQGAARAVPPSLYEAATIDGASRVSKFRHITLPQLRYTIVTSSVLMLVGSLTTFDTVLILTNGGPGTATRILPLHMYITGFSGFEMGYASAIAVVLVVLGTALSLAVMRWSGFRQMTSQQEGS is encoded by the coding sequence GTGCCGGCGTTCGGATTCTTCGCCCTGTTCGCCGTGTTGCCCATGCTGCTCGTGATCTACCTGAGCTTCACCGCTTGGGACGGTCTGGGCACGCCGGCGCTCAACGGGGGCGAGAACTGGTCCCGGCTGCTCGAAGACAGCGAGGCGCGTGCCTCGGTGTGGCGGACCCTGGTGCTGATGGTCGTGTCGTGGCTCGTCCAGACCCCGATCGCGTTGCTGATCGGGGTCTGGGCGGCCGGCAAGCAGCGGTCCCGGGCGGTGCTCAGCTCGATCTTCTTCCTCCCGCTGCTGCTGTCCACGGCCGCCATCGCGTTGTTGTGGCAGGCGCTGCTCGAGCCGAACTTCGGCGCGTTCGTCGGCGGACCGCTGTTCCTGGGCGACCCCGACATCGCGCTCTACACGGTGGTGCTCGTCATCTCGTGGCAGTTCATCCCGTTCCACACCCTGCTCTACCAAGGCGCGGCGCGGGCGGTGCCGCCCTCGCTGTACGAGGCGGCGACCATCGACGGCGCGTCACGGGTGAGCAAGTTCCGGCACATCACGCTGCCGCAGCTGCGGTACACCATCGTCACGTCGTCGGTGCTGATGCTGGTCGGCTCGCTGACCACGTTCGACACCGTGCTGATCCTGACCAACGGCGGACCGGGCACCGCGACCCGCATCCTGCCGCTGCACATGTACATCACCGGCTTCAGCGGGTTCGAGATGGGCTACGCGAGCGCGATCGCGGTCGTGCTGGTCGTCCTCGGCACCGCGCTGTCGCTGGCAGTCATGCGCTGGAGCGGGTTCCGCCAGATGACCAGCCAGCAGGAGGGGTCGTGA
- a CDS encoding DUF397 domain-containing protein: MPYSPSATARGWFKSSFSTASGDCVEVRFDGDVVQVRDTKDQGSGPVLTLAAPAWDDFLRRLLSGSVEEDGALAVLPEPRGGAILRAREDGAALRYTRGEWEMFMRGVRAGEFTHSAVVARAS, from the coding sequence ATGCCCTACAGCCCCTCGGCCACGGCGCGTGGCTGGTTCAAGAGCAGCTTCAGCACGGCGTCGGGTGACTGCGTCGAGGTCAGGTTCGACGGCGACGTGGTCCAGGTGCGGGACACCAAGGACCAGGGCAGCGGACCGGTGCTCACCCTGGCCGCGCCCGCGTGGGACGACTTCCTGCGCCGGTTGCTGTCGGGCTCGGTCGAGGAGGACGGCGCGTTGGCGGTCCTGCCGGAGCCGCGCGGCGGCGCGATCCTGCGTGCGCGCGAGGACGGCGCCGCGCTGCGCTACACGCGCGGCGAGTGGGAGATGTTCATGCGGGGCGTGCGCGCGGGCGAGTTCACCCACTCCGCCGTCGTCGCCCGCGCCAGTTGA
- a CDS encoding STAS domain-containing protein: MDDFTDAVALTAREVSTGVVVVAVAGELDMATVPEVEQYVRDRLGDASRVLVLDLSGVTFLGSTGINLLIALRAACDEAGVALRLVATTKAVLHPLELTDLTDHFTIVTAVSEAG, encoded by the coding sequence ATGGACGATTTCACCGATGCCGTCGCGCTCACGGCGCGCGAGGTGTCCACCGGCGTGGTGGTCGTCGCGGTGGCCGGCGAACTGGACATGGCGACGGTGCCCGAGGTGGAGCAGTACGTCCGCGACCGGCTCGGCGACGCGAGCCGGGTGCTCGTGCTCGACCTCTCCGGCGTGACGTTCCTCGGGTCGACCGGCATCAACCTGCTGATCGCGCTGCGGGCGGCGTGCGACGAGGCCGGGGTTGCGCTGCGGTTGGTGGCGACGACGAAGGCCGTGCTGCACCCGTTGGAGCTGACGGACCTCACCGACCACTTCACCATCGTCACGGCGGTGAGCGAGGCAGGCTGA
- a CDS encoding extracellular solute-binding protein, protein MSRRSWVRPLIAMGLVAVTAVVSACGTSGPGETTSGALKIWALEDPVLNKIENKSIDSFKAGGGNASLETFGNDPYKQRLRVAIGSPQAPDLFFNWGGGNLKEYVDAGKVADLTSVLEENKAVKDAFIPSVLNGAKLGDKYYGVPMRGMQPVLLFFNKKVFSEAGAKPPTTWDELLTAVDTFKAKGITPIALAGTQAWTELMWAEYVLDRVAGPEVFKNIRDKGPEGWKDPAVVESMTKLKDLIDRGAFGSSFASVGYDAGGASTILAQGKAAMHLMGSWEYTNQLDQSPDFVKNGDLGWVAFPSVPGGKGDAGNLVGNVSNFYSATQDSKSLDAAKKFVTTELHKDSYVEALIEAGDVPPVVGAEEKLKKSPNPEYASFIYDLVLDSKNFQLSWDQDLPADDATFMLTQLQEFFLGKVSPQQFVDAVAAR, encoded by the coding sequence ATGTCCCGCCGTTCATGGGTGCGTCCCCTCATCGCGATGGGGCTCGTCGCCGTGACAGCAGTGGTGTCCGCGTGTGGCACGTCCGGTCCGGGCGAGACCACCAGCGGCGCCCTCAAGATCTGGGCGCTCGAGGACCCGGTCCTCAACAAGATCGAGAACAAGTCGATCGACTCGTTCAAGGCGGGTGGCGGCAACGCCTCGCTGGAGACGTTCGGCAACGACCCGTACAAGCAGCGGCTCCGGGTGGCCATCGGCTCCCCGCAGGCCCCCGACCTGTTCTTCAACTGGGGCGGTGGCAACCTCAAGGAGTACGTCGACGCCGGCAAGGTGGCCGACCTCACCTCCGTGCTCGAGGAGAACAAGGCCGTCAAGGACGCGTTCATCCCGAGCGTCCTGAACGGCGCCAAGCTCGGCGACAAGTACTACGGCGTGCCGATGCGCGGCATGCAGCCGGTGCTGCTGTTCTTCAACAAGAAGGTCTTCAGCGAGGCCGGCGCGAAGCCGCCGACCACGTGGGACGAGCTGCTCACGGCCGTCGACACCTTCAAGGCGAAGGGCATCACCCCGATCGCCCTCGCCGGCACGCAGGCGTGGACCGAGCTGATGTGGGCCGAGTACGTGCTCGACCGCGTCGCCGGCCCCGAGGTGTTCAAGAACATCCGGGACAAGGGCCCCGAGGGCTGGAAGGACCCGGCCGTGGTCGAGTCCATGACCAAGCTCAAGGACCTGATCGACCGCGGCGCGTTCGGCAGCAGCTTCGCCTCCGTCGGCTACGACGCCGGTGGCGCGTCGACCATCCTGGCGCAGGGCAAGGCCGCCATGCACCTCATGGGCTCGTGGGAGTACACCAACCAGCTCGACCAGAGCCCGGACTTCGTGAAGAACGGCGACCTGGGCTGGGTGGCGTTCCCGTCGGTCCCCGGCGGCAAGGGCGACGCGGGCAACCTCGTCGGCAACGTGAGCAACTTCTACTCGGCGACCCAGGACTCGAAGAGCCTGGACGCGGCCAAGAAGTTCGTCACCACCGAGCTGCACAAGGACTCCTACGTCGAGGCGCTGATCGAGGCCGGTGACGTCCCGCCGGTGGTGGGCGCCGAGGAGAAGCTGAAGAAGTCGCCGAACCCGGAGTACGCGTCGTTCATCTACGACCTGGTGCTGGACTCGAAGAACTTCCAGCTGTCCTGGGACCAGGACCTCCCGGCCGACGACGCCACCTTCATGCTGACCCAGCTCCAGGAGTTCTTCCTGGGCAAGGTCTCGCCGCAGCAGTTCGTCGACGCGGTGGCCGCGCGCTGA
- a CDS encoding LacI family DNA-binding transcriptional regulator produces MPTKADPSPSDGTASGKITIAAIAAEAGVSVPTVSKVMNGRADVAPHTRERVEAIIRRHGYQRRADERSRRSNLVELMFHELESAWALEIIRGAEQVASEQGLALVLSESQGRLTPGHGWLEGVIARKPLAVISVFSDLTSSQLAKLRARDIPVVVVDPIGEPQLETPSIGATNWNGGLTATRHLIELGHRRIAMIGGPERVLCSRARVDGYRAALETAGLAYDPDLVRYGDFHVESGRAQFAPLLDLPDPPTAVFAGSDLQALGVYEAARAAGLRIPEDLSVIGFDDLPVAQWVGPPLTTVRQPLQDMAAAGTRLAITLARGEEPEHRRIELATTLVVRQSTAAPR; encoded by the coding sequence ATGCCGACCAAAGCCGACCCGTCACCCTCGGATGGCACAGCCTCGGGCAAGATCACCATTGCCGCCATCGCGGCCGAGGCCGGGGTCTCGGTTCCGACTGTTTCGAAGGTGATGAACGGTCGCGCCGACGTCGCGCCGCACACCCGCGAGCGGGTCGAGGCGATCATCCGGCGGCACGGCTACCAGAGGCGGGCGGACGAGCGGTCGCGGCGGTCCAACCTGGTGGAACTGATGTTCCACGAGCTGGAGAGCGCCTGGGCGCTGGAGATCATCCGGGGCGCCGAGCAGGTCGCCTCCGAGCAGGGCCTGGCGCTGGTGCTGTCGGAGTCGCAGGGCAGGCTCACCCCCGGCCACGGCTGGCTCGAAGGCGTCATCGCCCGCAAGCCCCTGGCCGTGATCTCCGTCTTCTCCGACCTCACGTCCTCGCAGCTGGCGAAGCTGCGCGCGCGGGACATCCCGGTCGTCGTGGTCGACCCGATCGGGGAACCCCAGCTGGAGACGCCCTCCATAGGAGCCACCAACTGGAACGGCGGCCTGACCGCCACCCGCCACCTCATCGAGCTGGGCCACCGCCGCATCGCCATGATCGGCGGCCCGGAACGGGTCCTGTGCAGCCGCGCCCGCGTGGACGGCTACCGCGCCGCGCTGGAGACCGCGGGCCTGGCCTACGACCCGGACCTGGTCCGCTACGGCGACTTCCACGTCGAGTCCGGTCGGGCCCAGTTCGCGCCGCTGCTCGACCTGCCGGACCCGCCCACCGCGGTCTTCGCCGGGTCGGACCTGCAGGCCCTCGGCGTCTACGAGGCGGCGCGCGCGGCCGGCCTGCGGATCCCGGAGGACCTCAGCGTCATCGGTTTCGACGACCTCCCGGTCGCGCAATGGGTGGGCCCGCCGCTGACCACGGTCCGGCAGCCGCTGCAGGACATGGCCGCGGCGGGCACCCGTCTCGCCATCACGTTGGCACGTGGTGAAGAGCCCGAACACCGCCGAATCGAGCTTGCCACCACGCTGGTGGTGCGTCAGAGCACCGCCGCGCCACGCTGA
- a CDS encoding helix-turn-helix domain-containing protein, whose protein sequence is MGDDAPISSTVQAWELGLRLRDHRDRLGLTAAAVGKSTGIGGTNLSAIESGKRRLTAAKLGDLADAYELAEDERAGLEALREQTERREWWHDYARLYSDDFLRLLGLEAGAAKVCEYAPDIIPGLLQTADYARAVVRAGTPYIRPVDVGPRLETRLARQGRLDGEHPVRLDVVLGEAALRQLVGDARVMRGQLAHLLDVLDRKGGHVRVRVIPFAAGAHPLLGAALKILSFGSNRLGDLMYQETAISGVIIDKRQVILESTASFAETFDRALGDRDSREFIDAVYHEMERF, encoded by the coding sequence ATGGGCGACGACGCCCCGATCTCCAGCACCGTGCAGGCGTGGGAGCTCGGGCTGAGGCTCCGGGACCACCGGGACCGGCTCGGGCTCACGGCGGCGGCGGTCGGCAAGTCCACGGGCATCGGCGGCACGAACCTCTCCGCGATCGAGTCCGGCAAGCGCCGGCTCACGGCGGCGAAGCTCGGCGACCTGGCCGACGCGTACGAGCTGGCCGAGGACGAGCGCGCCGGCCTCGAGGCGCTGCGGGAGCAGACCGAGCGGCGGGAGTGGTGGCACGACTACGCCCGCCTCTACTCGGACGACTTCCTGCGGCTGCTGGGCCTGGAGGCGGGGGCCGCGAAGGTCTGCGAGTACGCGCCGGACATCATCCCCGGGCTCCTGCAGACCGCCGACTACGCGCGGGCGGTGGTGCGGGCCGGCACGCCGTACATCCGGCCGGTCGACGTCGGCCCGAGGCTGGAGACGCGGCTGGCGCGGCAGGGCCGGCTGGACGGCGAGCACCCGGTGCGGCTCGACGTCGTGCTGGGCGAAGCGGCGTTGCGGCAGCTCGTCGGCGATGCCCGCGTGATGCGCGGGCAACTGGCCCACCTGCTCGACGTCCTCGACCGCAAGGGCGGTCACGTCCGGGTCCGGGTCATCCCGTTCGCGGCGGGGGCGCACCCGCTGCTCGGGGCGGCGTTGAAGATCCTTTCCTTTGGCTCCAACAGGCTCGGCGACCTGATGTACCAGGAGACCGCGATCAGCGGTGTCATCATCGACAAGCGCCAAGTGATACTCGAGTCGACGGCGAGCTTCGCGGAGACGTTCGACCGAGCGCTCGGCGACCGCGACTCGCGTGAGTTCATCGACGCGGTCTACCACGAGATGGAGCGGTTCTGA
- a CDS encoding PfkB family carbohydrate kinase, which translates to MRIAVVGQIARDLVLVVPEVPGPGARAGVLERREMLGGKGANIARGTRQLGATAALVGVVGDDREGRLLVERLDADGVATSAVVCRAGVRTALMVDLVCDGAYRYLEDVPEPTLVTVDDVRAAASTLAGADAVVVQLQQPAEAALAAVRAATGLVVLDGAPAGRAAELLAAADVVRADHHEAELVTGRSITGADAAVRAGRELLARGPSVVALEVPGEANVLTWAEGSVVIPLTEEEVVDTTGGGDAFVAALTVALVRGDDPADAGRLATAAAGRAVGHPGGRTDLTGLALAARQLG; encoded by the coding sequence ATGCGCATCGCGGTGGTCGGTCAGATAGCCCGTGACCTGGTCTTGGTGGTGCCCGAGGTGCCCGGACCGGGTGCCCGCGCGGGGGTCCTGGAACGCCGGGAAATGCTCGGCGGGAAGGGCGCGAACATCGCCCGGGGCACGAGGCAGCTCGGCGCAACGGCCGCGCTGGTCGGCGTCGTGGGAGACGACCGGGAGGGCCGCCTACTGGTCGAGCGGCTCGACGCGGACGGCGTAGCGACGTCCGCCGTGGTGTGCCGGGCGGGCGTGCGGACCGCCCTGATGGTGGACCTCGTGTGCGATGGCGCGTACCGGTACCTGGAGGACGTGCCCGAGCCGACCTTGGTGACGGTGGACGACGTGCGGGCGGCGGCGTCGACGTTGGCCGGCGCGGACGCGGTGGTCGTGCAGCTCCAGCAGCCGGCCGAGGCGGCGCTGGCGGCGGTCCGCGCGGCGACCGGGCTGGTCGTGCTGGACGGCGCGCCGGCCGGGCGCGCGGCCGAGCTGCTGGCCGCGGCGGACGTGGTGCGGGCCGACCACCACGAGGCGGAGTTGGTGACGGGGCGGTCGATCACCGGGGCGGACGCGGCCGTGCGGGCGGGGCGGGAGCTGCTGGCGCGCGGGCCGTCGGTGGTGGCGCTGGAGGTGCCGGGCGAGGCCAACGTGCTGACGTGGGCCGAGGGCTCGGTGGTGATCCCGCTGACCGAGGAGGAGGTCGTGGACACGACCGGCGGCGGTGACGCGTTCGTGGCCGCGCTGACCGTGGCGCTGGTGCGCGGTGACGACCCCGCGGACGCGGGCCGGCTGGCCACGGCCGCCGCCGGCCGCGCGGTGGGCCACCCCGGCGGGCGCACGGACCTGACCGGGCTCGCGCTAGCCGCGCGTCAGCTCGGCTAG